The following are encoded in a window of Flavobacterium sp. WC2421 genomic DNA:
- a CDS encoding zinc metalloprotease, with product MKKIILSAVACMMLFSCQNESSDASSLSTNAITQRKCASQDVLEAQLAADPTLALRMNQIEQSIQKTMLTGRLVNGKIEIPVVVNVLYKTAEENISDAQIQSQIDVLNADFNAGNSDYNDVPALFSGDKANVGISFVLETINRKSTKKTSWGTRDAMKSTKKGGLDPTSPSNKLNMWVCTIGGGILGYAQFPGGKSATDGVVIDPNYFGLSGTANAPYNLGRTATHEVGHWMNLRHIWGDATCGDDLVSDTPTHNTANYGVPVYPHYSTCPGTPVEMTMNYMDYTDDPGMYLFSNGQKSRMDAIFVSGGSRSGFRI from the coding sequence TACAAACGCAATTACGCAGCGTAAATGTGCATCACAAGATGTACTTGAAGCACAATTAGCAGCTGACCCAACATTAGCTTTAAGGATGAATCAAATTGAACAGTCCATACAAAAAACTATGCTGACAGGTCGTTTAGTAAACGGAAAAATTGAAATACCAGTAGTAGTTAATGTATTGTATAAAACTGCAGAAGAAAATATTTCTGATGCACAAATTCAATCCCAAATAGATGTTTTGAATGCAGATTTTAATGCTGGAAATTCAGACTATAATGATGTTCCTGCTTTATTTTCTGGAGACAAAGCGAATGTAGGGATTTCATTTGTCTTAGAAACAATCAATAGAAAATCGACTAAAAAAACTTCTTGGGGTACTAGAGATGCTATGAAAAGTACGAAAAAAGGAGGATTAGACCCTACGTCACCTTCAAACAAGCTTAATATGTGGGTTTGTACAATTGGTGGTGGAATTTTAGGTTACGCACAATTCCCTGGAGGTAAAAGCGCTACTGATGGAGTAGTAATTGATCCAAACTACTTTGGTTTGTCAGGTACAGCAAATGCACCTTACAACTTAGGAAGAACTGCAACTCACGAAGTAGGTCACTGGATGAACCTACGTCATATTTGGGGTGACGCAACTTGTGGAGATGATTTGGTATCTGATACTCCTACACACAATACAGCAAATTATGGAGTACCTGTATATCCACATTATAGTACATGTCCTGGAACTCCAGTTGAAATGACTATGAACTATATGGATTATACTGATGATCCTGGAATGTATCTGTTTTCCAATGGACAAAAATCAAGAATGGATGCTATATTTGTTTCTGGTGGTAGTAGATCTGGTTTTCGTATCTAA